The Gammaproteobacteria bacterium nucleotide sequence GGGCTGAATTTTCCCGCGCTCACGGTGTCAGCCGCGACCGGGCAGGGCCTTGCTGACATTGGCAGCTTCCTGTTTTCTGCGCTCGAAGTGGTTCGCGTATACACAAAAACCCCCGGCAAGCCGTTTGAAAAGGACCAGCCGTTTACCGTGCGCCGCGGTGGTACGGTCAGTGATATTGCGAGACTGGTGCACAAGGAAGTTGCCCGCGATCTGAAGTTTGCTCGCATGTGGGGTGCCGAAGTCTTTGATGGCCAGCAGGTCGGTCCGGATCATCTTGTCGCCGATGGCGACATTGTCGAGTTGCACCTGTGACGGCACCGGATGTCTGTAAATCGGCGAGCGCGATGGCCGGCAAGCTGGCCGCCAGTCGAAACGCCAGCCGGATGCAGGCATGAAAAAACTGGCAGAACAGTTCATACGTGAAGCCATTGCGGGAACATGCGAGGTGCCCGTATACGAGGCTTGGTTCAGCGACAACCTGTCATCTATTTACCCGTTTTCCAATGAAGTGGCGCTGAAAATCGCGCGGCGTTTTCTCGACGGCCGGCTTTCATTTGAGCATGCGGATGCGGTGGCCAATGAGCTTTATGCGCTTTACGTTGCTGCACCGATCGAGCTGCCGCAGCCGGCCGATTCGATTTACCGGGCCTTTGATCGTGGCGAATATGAAATCGGCGGCGAAGACCCGGTCGAAGCGCACACCCGGCCCATGTTGAGCAGTATCCTCACTGAATACGACCATTCCTGACGATAAGCTCCGCCGGGCGCACAGAATTCCGTACAATCCTGTTTCAACACCACAGGGGGTCCGGTGATGATTCGCAGCGCTGTTGTTTTTTTGCTGGCTGTCCTTTTTTCTGCATCGACCGACGCGCAACGCACGGTCAAACCGGTTCTGCACGGCAAGCATTGGGTGGCCATCACCGGCAAACCGCTGGGAGCCACGGCCGGGGCGATGATATTTGCCCGCGGTGGTAACGCGGTCGACGCCACCTGCGCCATGCTGGCCGCTACTTCAACCATGTGGGACACGCTGGGCTGGGGTGGCGAGACTCAGGCGCTGATTTATCACCCGCAGCAAAAGAAGGTTATCGGCATCAATGGCCTTGGCGTGGCGCCAACGGGTGCCACGGCGGAATTCTTTCGTTCGAAAGGTATGCGCTACCCGCCGGAATTCGGCCCGCTGGCCGCCGTAACGCCCGGCACACCGGGAGCCCTGATGACCATGCTGGCGGAGTGGGGCACCTTGTCACTGGCTGACGTCCTGGCGCCGGCGATGGATATGGCCGCCGGCTACCCGGTCGAACAGTCGCAGGCGGACAACATGGAAAGGCGCCGCGAAGTTCTGTCGCAGTGGGAGTACTCGGCAAAAGTTTTCCTGCCGCACCTGGAGGAATGCAAGCGCTCGCGCAAGGCTGACTGCCGTGCGGCGCCGTATCCGGGCGAAGTGCTGCGTCAGGCTGAGCTGCTGGACACGTTAAAAAAACTTGTTGCTGCTGAACAAACCGCCCTGGATAAAGGCGCTGATCGCAAGGCGGCCATCTATGCTGCCTACGAGCGCTTTTACAAAGGCGATATCGCCGCCGAGCTGGTACGCGCGACACAGGCCGCCGGCGGTCTGATTACCATGCAGGATCTTGCCAGCTGGGAAGTGAAGATTGAGCAGCCGGTGATGAGCACCTACAAGGGTATCGAGGTCTACAAGCTCACCCACTGGGTGCAGGGCCCGGTCATGCTGCAGGCGCTGAATATTCTGGAGAGTGCCGATGTTGCCGCGATGGGCTACAACAGCACGCGGTACATACACGCGCTGTACCAGGCGATGAACCTGGCCTTTGCCGATCGTGATTTTTATTACGGCGACCCGTACATGCCGCCGGTGGAACCAATCGCCGGTTTATTATCGAAAAAATACGCGCAGAGCCGTTTTGAGAAGATTGACTGGCGCCGCAATGATGCCGGTGCAAAACCAGGCGACCCCTATAAATTCCAGAAGGGAAAAAACCCGTATCTTGATTTGCTGAAGGACTGGACCAATGTGCCGCCTGCGGCCGATGCGGAAGGCGAAGCGGGCTGGCAGCAGACCAACCTGCTGACGCCAGACGAGGCCTTCATGGCCGGCACCACATCGATACAGGCTGCCGATGCAGAGGGCTGGATCGTATCGGTGACGCCATCCGGTGGCTGGATCCCGGCATTCATTGCCGGCAAAACAGGTATCGGCCTGTCGCAGCGTATGCAGAGTTTTGTGCTGGATCCGGCGATGAACCCCTACAACGTGCTCACGCCCGGGCAGCGCCCGCGTGCCACGCTGACGCCTGGTATGGCCATCCGCGATGGTAAGCCCTACCTCTCATTTGCAGTGCAGGGCGGTGATAGTCAGGACCAGAACCTGCTGCAGTTTTTTCTCAATGTCGTCGAGTTCGGTATGAACGTGCAGGAGGCAGTGGAGGCCGCCAATATCAACAGCTACCAGATGCAGTCGAGTTTCGGCGCCCATACTGCTGAGCCCGGCCGCTTGCGGGTGCGGGACGACTTACCTGAGTTCACGCAGCAACAGCTGAAGAAGATGGGTTACAAGGTCGAGACGCGCCAGCGCACATCCGGGCCGATTACCGCCATCTACTTCGACCACGACAATGGCACGCTGTGGGGTGGCGCCAGCGACTTCGGTGAAGATTACGGGCTGGCATGGTAGTAAGAGCTGCAGTGCTGCCAGAATGCGATGCCGATTCCAAAGTCTCGTAAAGATCTGGTCGACTACCTGCAGTCGACTTACGAAAAGCTTCATGCGGAGCTGGAAGCAACAGGGTCGCGGGCGGGCAGCCTGCATTGCGTTGATGACTGGTCGATAAAGGACCTGTTGGCGGTGCGCGTCTGGTGGACTGAACACGTCATTGACTGGGTTGAAGCCGGCCAACGGGGCGAACGACCGGTCACGCCGGCCGACGGTTATCGCTGGAAGGAAACCCCGCGTCTCAATGCCGATATCGTGAAAAAATGCCGGCGTGAATCCTACAAGTCGTTACGCCAGCGACTGGAGCAGGGTTATCGCCGGGCATTACAGGTTATCGACGGCCTGGATGAAGGCGAGCTGCTCGATGTCGGAGTATTCGAATGGGCAGGCGGCTACCCGGTTTCGCGCTGGATCTCGATCAATACGGCGCGGCAGTATACGACTGCGCGAACGTTTATCAGGCGGGCTCAGCGCAAACGCGCTAACAGGAAATAACCAGGCATGCCGCAGCTGATGCCGACTGCGGTCGTTGCTGCAAGGTTGTGGCCGTTTGCTCATAATAAAGGTTAACCAAACAGGGGGTCGTGATGAGATATCTGCACACAATGGTTCGGGTGTCGGATCTGGACGAGTCACTCAGGTTCTATCGTGACAGTCTCGGACTGGTCGAAGTACGGCGTAATGATTACGAGCAGGGGCGCTTTACGCTGGTATTTCTTGCAGCACCCGGCGACGTGGATCGCGCGGGTGAAGAAAGCGCACCAATGGTGGAACTCACCTACAACTGGGATCCTGATAACTACGGCGGCGGACGCAACTTCGGGCACCTGGCGTACCGGGTCGGGAACATCTACGAGACATGCCAGAAACTGATGGATGCCGGCGTCACCATCAACCGGCCGCCACGCGACGGGCGCATGGCTTTTGTCCGCTCGCCCGACAATATTTCCATCGAGTTACTGCAAGAGGGTGAAGCGCTGCCCCTGACCGAGCCGTGGAAGTCTATGGGCAATTCCGGCGAATGGTAGAAGGGGCGACCAGGCCGGCCTGTTATGTCCTGACCATCGGCAAATCGAGGCCACGTTCGCGTGCGACCTCGATGGCGCGGTCGTAGCCGGCATCAGCGTGGCGCATTACCCCGGTGCCCGGGTCGTTGACCAGCACTCGCTGCAGCGCTTTTTCGGCGCGTTCGGAGCCGTCGGCGACGATTACCACGCCGGCATGCAGCGAATAGCCCATACCGACACCGCCACCGTGATGAAAACTCACCCATGACGCGCCGCTGGCGGTGTTGAGCATGGCGTTGAGCAGCGGCCAGTCGGCCACAGCGTCACTGCCGTCCTGCATCCCTTCAGTTTCCCGATTAGGTGATGCGACCGAGCCCGAATCGAGGTGATCCCGGCCAATTACGATCGGTGCTTTCAGTTCCCCGCTGCGTACCATTTCATTGAATGCAAGCCCCAGCAGGTGGCGTTCCTTGTAGCCGAGCCAGCAGATACGGCACGGCAGGCCCTGGAACTGGATACGCGCTGCGGCATGGTCCAGCCAGCGATGCAGGCTTTCCTTGTCCGGAAACAGTTCGCGGGCCTTTTTGTCGGTGTGGTGTATGTCTTCCGGGTCGCCCGATAGCGCCGCCCAGCGAAATGGCCCGATGCCTTCGCAAAACAGCGGACGGATGTACAGCGGTACAAAGCCCTGAAAGTCGAAAGCGTTTTCCACGCCCGCGTCCTGCGCCATGGCACGTATGTTGTTGCCGTAATCAAATGTCGGAATTCCGCGCTCATGAAAGCCGAGCATTGCGCGCACCTGCAGCGCCATGGATTGCTTTGACAATTTCACGTATTCGGCCGGGTCCGATTCGCGCAATTGTGCGGCACGCAGCAGTGAATATCCGGACGGAATGTAGCCATTCAACGGGTCGTGTGCCGAGGTCTGGTCAGTGACCATGTCCGGCTGCCTGTCACCGGCGAGTATCTGTGGAAATACTTCAGCGGCATTGCCGAGCAGGCCGACACTGACTGCCTCGCCCCTGGCATGCGCGGCATCGATCAGGCGCAGCGCCTCGCTGAGGCTGTCGGCTTTGTGATCAAGGTAGCCGGTCTGCAGGCGCTTTTCGATGCGCTCGGGATCAATTTCCACGCCAAGACAACTCATCCCGGCAAATACCGATGCCAGCGGCTGCGCACCGCCCATGCCGCCCAGACCACCGGTCAACAGCCAGCGCCCCTTGCCACTGCCGTCATAGTGTTGGCGCAGCGCCTCGGCAAAAGTCTCATAAGTACCCTGCACGATGCCCTGCGAACCTATGTAGATCCACGAGCCGGCCGTCATCTGGCCGAACATCATCAGGCCTTTTTTATCCAGCTCGAAAAAGTGCTCCCAGTTGGCCCAGTTGCCGACCAGGTTGGAGTTGGCGATCAGCACCCGTGGCGCCATCTCGTGAGTCTTGAAAACACCGACAGGTTTGCCGGACTGTACGAGCAGTGTTTCGTCGTTCTCCAGCCGCCTGAGCGTGGCTACGATGGCGTCAAACGATTCCCAGTCACGCGCAGCGCGGCCGATGCCGCCATAAACAATCAGCTCTTTGGGATTTTCGGCAACGTCCGGGTCGAGGTTGTTGTGCAGCATGCGCAAGGCAGCTTCCTGTACCCAGCCTTTACACTGCATTTGTGCGCCGGTTGGTGCGTGCAGTTCTACGTCGCGGAATCGACTGCCCACGATGACCTCCATTGTTGCTGGCGAAAGCTTACCAGCGCATGAATTTCGTCGCGAGACTCCGTGCTGCAGGAGCGGCTTCAGCCGCGAACCGGATGGCCTTAACCTGCAGGAGCGGCTTCAGCCGCGAACCGGGAGGTTCTGCATCCGTGGTATCAGGCCCGATGGGCGTCTTCGTCGTCGACCTGAAGGCGATGGGTGCGTTCGGCGAGCGCTCTGCGCAGGCGGCCACGCCGGACATAGATCTGGTAGAGCAGATCTTTCATCATTTCCAGCAGCACGCCGGCTGATTCGTCTTCAAGCTGCGGGATATTGGAGCGACCGTCGGTATCGCTGTCGAATACCACTTTGCGCAGCATAGACAGCGTGTCGTCATCGAGGCCGGCGAGGCGTGCGGCGTCGTTGAACTCATCAAAGGCCGTCAGCTTGCCGCTTTCGCCGAGGTCATCAAAAACAGCCTGGGCGGTGCGCCGGCACATCGAAGCGAATGCATCGAGACAGCCTGACGCATAGCAGGTGAGTGCTTCATTGAATAACGACTGGACAGCCCTGTTATTGCCGTTCAGCTCAAAGCGTTCATTCGGGCGTTCGACTTCTTCATACAAGCTGTCCAGCTCGGCATGGTCGGTTGCATACTGGACAACGCCGAAACGCAGGAATACCGGATCGTTACACGAGTCGCAGCGAAACACGATGCCGGTATGATCAGGTTTAAACCGCGCAAGGTATTCGTAGCGCGGTACCGATACCGCACTAAGGTGTGAATGCACGTTGCAGTGCGGGCAGTCGAGCGCTACCTCGAGGTTGAGAATATGCTCAAGACGACCCCCCAGTCTTACGAATACGGACACTTGTTCTTTTCCTTATCCGGGGATAACTACGATTCTATGCAATTGAATTCCCTCGTCAATGTGGAGTTGCCATATGTCGCGCCACGGTGCGACATAAGACCACACTACGGGCAGAATTGCAGTGGATATTGGCTTGGGAATCGACTCCCACGCGAGAGAGCGGTTGCCGCTGGTGTCGGCAGATTAGTCCTTGAACAGGATCGAGCGCAGCCACTGGAAAAAATTCAGTGGTCTGGTGTCTTCTTCCAGTGCGGCCAGTTCATCGGGGCTGAAGATCAGCAGGGCCGCTTCGGGCGCCGGTTCCGGCGCTTCATCGGCACTTGTTGTGCGCATGAACTCGCCGCGTGGTATGCCTACCGTTCCGGTGTCATTGCTGAGAGTGATTTCGCCGTCGAGCACGCCGGAATAATTACCCGCCTCAAACACGCCCGCTTCCGGCAGCGAGCACTCGTTGGGCTCACACACGCGCACGCCAAAATCGGTGCCACGTACGCCGATGGTTGCCACCACCGTGTTAATACGAAATGAGGCCGGGTTGCGTCGTGCAATCAGACCGGTGATGGCCCGGAAACCGCCTTTCAGCAGCGTGATGATGCTGCGGCTGGCGCTCGGAGTGAACTCATTGAAACCGTAATCTTCAATAACCACGCGCGAATTTGGCCGCAGATGCAGCTGCGCGCCGTCACTCATCTGCAGCCGCGCCTCGCTGTCGTCACGGGTCATGATGGTGTCACCGCGAAACACGTCGCCCTGCAGCGCCAGCTGGCGCTCCTCATTGTTAAGATCCAGTGCCAGCGGAATGCCGCTGAGCGCAGTCACCGTGCCCACGGTGGTCAGCTCCAGCCGTGGCGGCTCCGGTGCCGGTTCCGGTTCGGGGGTGTCGTCCGGGATTACGTATTCGGGTAGTTCCAGCCAGGCACCGACGCGCAACTGTGATTTGTCCTCGTTGCTGAATGCGTGCGGGTTGGCAATGAATATCTCGTTTTCGATCAGTGACCAGCGTGCCGGCTGGTTCGGGTAATGCATCCGCACCAGGCCAAACAGCGTATCGCCGGACTCGACCTGTATGGATTGCCCGTCTTCGGCAGCACCCACACCCACGGTGGCGCCTGCCAGGAGCAGTACGACAATTGCGGGTAGCAGCTTACGAGTGATTTCACGCACGGCCGCGCACGATATCACGTCCGGTATCAGTGCCGCAGTTCAGCGAGGCAAACTTTTGCAAGGTGTTTACTTTTCGACAACATCCGTCAGCTTGCGCCGGGGGAGGAAGTGCTCAAGTGCTCCCTTTTTTATGGCGCTGGAAATGCTGGCGATTTCCTTGTCGTGTCGATGGTCTTTCGGGTCGTAGGCGACGCGCTGGCGTACCCAGGCGTGCAGCGGTTCGAGTTGTGGCGTCGTTTTCAGCGGCCGTTGTGCGTCGATGGCATGCGCCGCTGCAATCAGCTCAATGGCCAGTACGTAGCCGACGTTGTCACAGACGCGGTTGAGTTTGATTCCGGCCCAGGCAGCCATGCTGACGTGGTCTTCCTGCCCGGCGGAGGTGGGCAGGCTGTCGACCGAGGCCGGATGCGCCAGTGTCTTGTTTTCCGACACCAGTGCCGTAGCGGTGACATGCGCGACCATGTAGCCCGATTCCAGGCCGGGCTCCGAGGTGAGGAACATGCTCAGATTCGGGTTGATCTTGCGGTCCATCAGGTCGATACGCCGCTCGGCAATACTCGCCAGCTCGGCGACTGCAATTGTCATGTAGTCGCATACAAAGCCCAGCGGCTCGGCATGAAAGTTTCCGCCCGACAGCACATCGTTACCAAATATCAACGGATTGTCGGTGACACCATTTATTTGTCGTGCCAGAACGTCGGCCACATGATCCAGCGCGTCCCACACAGCCCCGAGCACCTGTGGCATGCAGCGCAGCGAATAGGGATCCTGCACCCGGTCACAATCGACATGCGAGTTGTTGATATCGCTGCCGGTCAGCAAGTTTCGAAACTGCTCGGCGACTTTCTGCTGTCCCTGCAGGTTACTCGCTTTGTGTATGCGCTGATCAAAGGGCGTAAAACTTCCGGCCAGCGCTTCGACAGACAGCGCGCCGATTACAATGGCAGCGTTGAGCAGGCGTTCGGCGCGTATCAGGCCCTCGACAGCCAGTGCGGTGCTGATCTGTGTGCCATTTATCATGGCAAGCCCTTCCTTGGCCTGCAGCACCACGGGTTTCACACCCGCAGCCTCGAGCACGTCGCTGCCCGACAGCTCGCGATCGCCCTGTCGGGCTTCACCTTCACCAATGAGTGCCAATGCCATGTGCGCCAGCGGTGCAAGGTCGCCTGAAGCTGCGACCGACCCGCGCGACGGGATCAGCGGGGTTATATCGTGATCCACCATTGCCAGCAGAGTTTCCGCCAGCAGCGGCCGGGCGCCGGAAAGCGCTGCCGCCAGGCTGTTTGCCTTGAGCAGCATTGCACGGCGAACCACCGCGGACGGTAATGGCTGGCCGACGCCGCACGCATGACTTCGAACCAGGTTGTACTGCAGCGTTTCGACCGCATCACGATCGATGCGGCGGTTGGCAAAAGCGCCAAACCCGGTGTTGACTCCGTAAACTACCTGTCCTTCGTCGACAATTTTCCGCAATGACGTTACGGCTGCGTTCATCGACTGCACCGCCGACGCGCTGAGTGAGGGTTTGCAGTCTTCGAGGTGCAGCAGATCCTTGAGACGCAGGCTACTGCCGTCCAGTTCCAGTTTGCTCATACCGGTTGCCCGTTGATATAGACCGCTTCCGGAGTGATTCCGCCCAGTCGGTAGAGCAGGAATTCCGGGGCCGGAATATCCCATAGCGAAAAGTCAGCCAGCTTGCCAACTTCAAGTGTGCCGATATTGTCTTGTTTGCCAAGCGCCCTGGCGGCATTTTGGGTGACACCCAGCAGCGCTTCATCAGCAGTAAGGCCAAACATGATGGTCGCCATGTGCATCGCGGTCAGCAGGCTGGCGATGGGAGACGTGCCAGGGTTCAGGTCACTGGCAACGGCTATCGGCACCTTGTGCCGGTGCAGCGAAGCCAGTGGCGGGCGATGGATCTCGCGCAGGAAATAATAGGCCCCGGGCAGCAGCACCGCGACGGCGCCGTGAATGCCCATCGCCTGTATGTCATCGTCTTCGGCGCACTCGAGATGATCGCAGGACAGCGCGCCAAGCGCGGCCGCGAGGGCCGTGCCGCCGGAATTGGACAACTGCTCGGTGTGTGCGCGCCGCTGCAGGCCGAGTGCTGCGGCGCGCTCGAGTATGGTCCGGGCCGCGTCCTGGTCGAATGCTATTGACTCGATATATATGTCGCAGGTGTCGCTGAGTTTTTGCTCGGCTACGGCCGGCAGCATCTCCTGGCATATTTCTGCGACGTATTTTTCCTTGCCCGATTCTGCCGGGATAGCGTGCGCACCGAGGAAAGTCGGCACGATGCGCTGCTCCGTATTACGCGCAACGCTGCCAATCGCGCGTAACATCTTCAGTTCGTCACTGGTGGTAAGTCCGTAACCGCTTTTTATTTCAATTGTGGTCACGCCTTCGCGCGCCAGTGCCGCAACCCGTGGCAACGTCTGTTCGACCAGCTGGTCTTCGCTGGCGGCGCGCACTGCACGTACCGTGGAGGAGATGCCGCCACCTTCGCGGGCGATCTGTGCGTAGGTGGCACCCTCAAGCCGGCGTTTGTGTTCGGCCATCCGGTCACCGGCATAAAGCGCATGGGTGTGACAATCGATTAGCCCTGGTAGTACGACACGGCCACCTGCATCAATGGTGCTGGTTGCCTCGCCGCTGGCCGGCAGGGCGCTGATACGACCGCCGCTAACCGCAAAAGAGGTGGCGGCGGCTGGCCGGACATCACCTGCCATCGGGTACAATCTTGCGTTCTTAACAATCAGGTCATGCACATCAATACTCGATGAAGACATTGCGGTTTCAAAACGCGCTCCTGCCGGACGGTATCCGGCCCGTGCAGTTACAGGTCGATGATACGGGGCTGATCACCGCCGTGGAAGATGCGGCAGACGGCCCATGGGATGGCTGGCTGGCTTTGCCCGGCATGGTCAATGCGCACAGCCACTGTTTCCAGCGTGTGATGACGGGTTTTGTCGAGGCTGCCGGAGGCGATCGCAGCTTCTGGGGCTGGCGCGAACTGATGTACCGCATTGCGCAGAACACCACGCCGCGCGATCAATATGTCATTGCACGGCGCGCTTTTCGTGAAATGCTGGCTGCCGGATACACGACAGCCGCAGAATTTCATTACCTGCACCACAATGTGGATGGCAGTGCCGGCACAGAGATGGCGCAGGCTGTGATTGACGCAGCAGCAGACACCGGAATCCGCCTGCGGCTGTTGCCGGTGCTGTACCAGCGCGGCGGTTTTGGTCATCCCGCTACGGATATGCAGCGACGGTTTGTGCACAAGACAGTGGACGACTACCTGCAGCTGGTTGCCCGGCTTGGTGACGCGGTGGCCGGCATCGCACCAC carries:
- a CDS encoding gamma-glutamyltransferase family protein, producing MIRSAVVFLLAVLFSASTDAQRTVKPVLHGKHWVAITGKPLGATAGAMIFARGGNAVDATCAMLAATSTMWDTLGWGGETQALIYHPQQKKVIGINGLGVAPTGATAEFFRSKGMRYPPEFGPLAAVTPGTPGALMTMLAEWGTLSLADVLAPAMDMAAGYPVEQSQADNMERRREVLSQWEYSAKVFLPHLEECKRSRKADCRAAPYPGEVLRQAELLDTLKKLVAAEQTALDKGADRKAAIYAAYERFYKGDIAAELVRATQAAGGLITMQDLASWEVKIEQPVMSTYKGIEVYKLTHWVQGPVMLQALNILESADVAAMGYNSTRYIHALYQAMNLAFADRDFYYGDPYMPPVEPIAGLLSKKYAQSRFEKIDWRRNDAGAKPGDPYKFQKGKNPYLDLLKDWTNVPPAADAEGEAGWQQTNLLTPDEAFMAGTTSIQAADAEGWIVSVTPSGGWIPAFIAGKTGIGLSQRMQSFVLDPAMNPYNVLTPGQRPRATLTPGMAIRDGKPYLSFAVQGGDSQDQNLLQFFLNVVEFGMNVQEAVEAANINSYQMQSSFGAHTAEPGRLRVRDDLPEFTQQQLKKMGYKVETRQRTSGPITAIYFDHDNGTLWGGASDFGEDYGLAW
- a CDS encoding ClbS/DfsB family four-helix bundle protein; its protein translation is MPIPKSRKDLVDYLQSTYEKLHAELEATGSRAGSLHCVDDWSIKDLLAVRVWWTEHVIDWVEAGQRGERPVTPADGYRWKETPRLNADIVKKCRRESYKSLRQRLEQGYRRALQVIDGLDEGELLDVGVFEWAGGYPVSRWISINTARQYTTARTFIRRAQRKRANRK
- a CDS encoding lactoylglutathione lyase, with product MRYLHTMVRVSDLDESLRFYRDSLGLVEVRRNDYEQGRFTLVFLAAPGDVDRAGEESAPMVELTYNWDPDNYGGGRNFGHLAYRVGNIYETCQKLMDAGVTINRPPRDGRMAFVRSPDNISIELLQEGEALPLTEPWKSMGNSGEW
- the hutU gene encoding urocanate hydratase, with amino-acid sequence MEVIVGSRFRDVELHAPTGAQMQCKGWVQEAALRMLHNNLDPDVAENPKELIVYGGIGRAARDWESFDAIVATLRRLENDETLLVQSGKPVGVFKTHEMAPRVLIANSNLVGNWANWEHFFELDKKGLMMFGQMTAGSWIYIGSQGIVQGTYETFAEALRQHYDGSGKGRWLLTGGLGGMGGAQPLASVFAGMSCLGVEIDPERIEKRLQTGYLDHKADSLSEALRLIDAAHARGEAVSVGLLGNAAEVFPQILAGDRQPDMVTDQTSAHDPLNGYIPSGYSLLRAAQLRESDPAEYVKLSKQSMALQVRAMLGFHERGIPTFDYGNNIRAMAQDAGVENAFDFQGFVPLYIRPLFCEGIGPFRWAALSGDPEDIHHTDKKARELFPDKESLHRWLDHAAARIQFQGLPCRICWLGYKERHLLGLAFNEMVRSGELKAPIVIGRDHLDSGSVASPNRETEGMQDGSDAVADWPLLNAMLNTASGASWVSFHHGGGVGMGYSLHAGVVIVADGSERAEKALQRVLVNDPGTGVMRHADAGYDRAIEVARERGLDLPMVRT
- a CDS encoding FecR domain-containing protein, with translation MREITRKLLPAIVVLLLAGATVGVGAAEDGQSIQVESGDTLFGLVRMHYPNQPARWSLIENEIFIANPHAFSNEDKSQLRVGAWLELPEYVIPDDTPEPEPAPEPPRLELTTVGTVTALSGIPLALDLNNEERQLALQGDVFRGDTIMTRDDSEARLQMSDGAQLHLRPNSRVVIEDYGFNEFTPSASRSIITLLKGGFRAITGLIARRNPASFRINTVVATIGVRGTDFGVRVCEPNECSLPEAGVFEAGNYSGVLDGEITLSNDTGTVGIPRGEFMRTTSADEAPEPAPEAALLIFSPDELAALEEDTRPLNFFQWLRSILFKD
- the hutH gene encoding histidine ammonia-lyase; amino-acid sequence: MSKLELDGSSLRLKDLLHLEDCKPSLSASAVQSMNAAVTSLRKIVDEGQVVYGVNTGFGAFANRRIDRDAVETLQYNLVRSHACGVGQPLPSAVVRRAMLLKANSLAAALSGARPLLAETLLAMVDHDITPLIPSRGSVAASGDLAPLAHMALALIGEGEARQGDRELSGSDVLEAAGVKPVVLQAKEGLAMINGTQISTALAVEGLIRAERLLNAAIVIGALSVEALAGSFTPFDQRIHKASNLQGQQKVAEQFRNLLTGSDINNSHVDCDRVQDPYSLRCMPQVLGAVWDALDHVADVLARQINGVTDNPLIFGNDVLSGGNFHAEPLGFVCDYMTIAVAELASIAERRIDLMDRKINPNLSMFLTSEPGLESGYMVAHVTATALVSENKTLAHPASVDSLPTSAGQEDHVSMAAWAGIKLNRVCDNVGYVLAIELIAAAHAIDAQRPLKTTPQLEPLHAWVRQRVAYDPKDHRHDKEIASISSAIKKGALEHFLPRRKLTDVVEK
- the hutI gene encoding imidazolonepropionase; this encodes MSSSSIDVHDLIVKNARLYPMAGDVRPAAATSFAVSGGRISALPASGEATSTIDAGGRVVLPGLIDCHTHALYAGDRMAEHKRRLEGATYAQIAREGGGISSTVRAVRAASEDQLVEQTLPRVAALAREGVTTIEIKSGYGLTTSDELKMLRAIGSVARNTEQRIVPTFLGAHAIPAESGKEKYVAEICQEMLPAVAEQKLSDTCDIYIESIAFDQDAARTILERAAALGLQRRAHTEQLSNSGGTALAAALGALSCDHLECAEDDDIQAMGIHGAVAVLLPGAYYFLREIHRPPLASLHRHKVPIAVASDLNPGTSPIASLLTAMHMATIMFGLTADEALLGVTQNAARALGKQDNIGTLEVGKLADFSLWDIPAPEFLLYRLGGITPEAVYINGQPV